A window of Candidatus Atribacteria bacterium genomic DNA:
CAGAGAAGATACTCTTTCCTATTATATCAACTGTTTTAATTGGTCTTTTATTACCAGCTTCTGTTCCCATTATTGGAATGTTAATGCTGGGAAACTTATTTAGGGAAAGTTTGGTAGTGGATAGATTGTCTAAAACTGCTCAAAATGAATTAATCAATATCGTTACTATATTTTTATCTACCTGTGTTGGGGCTACCATGCAAGCCGAATATTTTTTAACCTTCAATACAATTAAAATAATAATATTAGGTTTAATTGCCTTTGGTTTTGGCACAGCCGGAGGGGTATTATTTGCTAAACTATTGAATAAAATAACTGGGGGAAATATTAATCCTTTAATTGGAGCTGCAGGTGTGTCTGCTGTGCCTATGGCTGCTAGAGTCGCCCAGAAAGTAGGGCAAGAAGCTAACCCCAGCAACTTTTTATTGATGCATGCTATGGGACCAAATGTAGCCGGAGTGATTGGAACTGCAGTTGCTGCAGGAGTAATGTTGACTTTACTCCAATAAAGCTAATTCATGTGTTTGTGGATAGTATTAAATAGTATAAACTAAGTCGCAATATTTGATTTTTTATAACGCAGGCTAAAGCCTGCGTTATTTATATGGGAATTAATAAATTGATTATATGGGTAAAATTAGTTTAAGATGATAATGAATTACACTTATAGGAGAAAATAAAACCTTAGAAAAAATAGCAGATTCCGATATAGGAATAATAAGATGAAAAAATTAACTAAAAAATATTGTTTGGGAATGGAAATATTAAATGGTAACCACAATTATGATGAAGGGGGATATTGAGTATAAATCAGTATCTCCAACTCGTGAATAGCATCTCGTATTCTAGTGCGTAGTGCATAGTTATTTAGCATATAGAAAAAGTCATTATGTAAAGAAATTATCCCTCTTTTTATCCTTTGCGTTAATCCATATATTCCAACGACTAATTCAATTGGAGAATTGGAGAATTGGTCAATCGCAGCATTAATCCATTGCTAACTTTAAAAATTTAGCAATTGATTTTTTTACTTCTTATTGTAAATATGCTAAAATATCTTCAGTTTACCAGAGATTAAATGAGGGAAAAGGAAATTTTATTATGTTGAAAAAATCTTATTCGATTATGGTTTTTTTTATTATTATTTCTTTGTTGGTAGCCGGAGTTATTGTTTTTCATCGCTCCTATTTAGAGAATAATTTTAAACAGGTAGAAATGGTCATGAGCCTGAATGAATTAAGAGAATTATCTTACCAGGAAGGTCGCGATGAAATTGAGCTATTAGCCAAAATAAAAAAGTCCGGGATTAATTCAATAGCTATTCATGAAGATACCCTAGAAAGTCTCGTTATTTCCGGAAAAATACTCTATTTTTCTAATCAAGAACTAAATAAATTAAATTTCTTTTTAACTTCGATCGATCCCTTTGAAAAATTTAAACCTTCCCCAGGAGAAGCTTATATTATATGCAATGATAAAAATGATTATTTTCGCTTAAAAGAAAATTTACAAAGGCAATTAGGAGAAGATCTGGTAAGAGATATTGGCTTTCTTCCCAATTTAGGTTTAAAGGTGAAAGGAAGCGAAGATAAACTTGCTAAATTGGGTTTAGGATTTCGTGAAGAAGATGTTAAAATGATAAAAAATAATGGGTTTCAGGTCATTTTACGTCTTAAAAATTTCTCTCAAATTAATAAGCAAGATATAGATTTTAAATTTAGCGAAAGTGAAAAAACCGGAAAGATTTCAGGAATAATTTTTGAAGGGGAAACGGTTTTAGGTTACCCTTCAAAAGAAAATTTGATTCATACTGCAGCACTTTTAAAAACAAAAGATTATCCCTTTGGAATAATAGAATTTGCCGATCAAAAAGGGATTGAGACAATCGCTCAGCAAGCAAGCGGCTTAGCAGTTAGAGTCCATAGTATCACTAAAGAAGAAATGGAAATTATTTCTAAACAAAAAGCTACAGAAAGATGGATTAGGGCAGCAAAAGAAAGAAAGGTAAGGATTTTTTATATTAAACCCTTTATGAAGTCTGATTCTAATCTTATTGAAGAAAATTTAGCTTATATTAAAACCATAACAGAAGAGTTAAAAGCTAGTGGCTTTAAGACAGGACAAGCTAGTATCCTTTCTGCAAATTACCAAGAACCAAAAATATTTATTCTTTTGTTGATTCTAGGGGTTATTTCTGCAGGCATCATTCTTTTAAAAAATACCTTCAACCTAAAAAACTATCAAGAGTATTCTCTGTTAATTTTAGGAATTTTATTTTCTTTAATGCTCCTCTTTTTCAATCAAAAGATATTGTTAATTAAGCTAATGGCATTACTAGCAGCTCTTATATTTCCTACTTTGGCAGTTATTAGTAACCAAAAATATTTTCTGGAAAATGATAATTTTAGATTAAAAGATATCCAAAATATTTCTAAAAATAATCTTAGTTTTACCAAGATGATAAAAAAAGTTTTATGCGGATTTTTCAAGGTAATTTTAATTACCTTAACTGGCGCTTTGTTGATTGCAGCTTTATTAAGCAATAGTAAATTTATGTTGGGGATAGAGCAGTTTAGCGGAATAAAGATTTCTTATTTGCTTCCTCTACTTTTGGTTCTGGCAATCATATGGTTAAAGGTGAATAAAGGAAAATTAATGATTTTGGAAAACATGAAGAAGCCTATTCTTATTGAACACGTAGTTATAATACTTTTCTTTGCGGTATTTTTGGTAATTTATATCTCTCGATCAGGGAATTTCTCTTTTCTCCCTGTGTTGGGCATTGAAGAAAAGATAAGAATATTTTTAGAAAAAACTTTAATTGCTCGACCCAGAAATAAAGAATTTTTAATCGGTTATCCCGCTTTATTATTGGCCATGAGTATGAATTTCTTAAAGATAAAAGAATTCAAGATTCCGATAATTATTATCGGTGTTATAGGTCCGGTTACTTTAATTAATACCTTTTGTCATCTTCATACTCCCTTTTTGTTTTCGATGCTGCGTACATTTAACGGGATATGGTTAGGTTTAGCGTTAGGACTAGTAGCCGTTACAATATTTTATTACTTAGTAAAAACATTTAGGGAAAATATTTAATGATCAAGAAGTCTAAAACCATGGTAAAGATAATGATTTCCGGCTATTATGGTTTCAATAATACCGGGGATGAAGCGATTCTTAAATCTATGGTAGGAGCCTTTAAGGAAAAAATACCCCAAATTAAGATAGTAGTTCTTTCTTGCAGGCCTTTGCAGACCTCTCAATCTTGTCAGGTTAAAGCTATAAAACGACTGAATGTTATTAAAATTATCTGTAATTTAAGAAATACCAATCTTTTTATTAGCGGAGGAGGCGGGTTACTTCAAGATTCATCCGGAAAAGGCTGGAGCATATTATATTACTTGGGATTGATATGGCTCGCAAAAATAACTAAAGTACCGGTTATGATTTATGCTCAAGGCATTGGTCCAATAAATAAGTATGTAAACAAAAAACTTATAAAGCGGACTTTAAACAAAGTTGATTTAATAACTCTAAGAGATAGTCCCTCCCAGAAAATATTGAATAATTTGGGAGTGTTAAAACCGTCGATCTTTGTAAATTCTGATCCTGTTTTTTTACTAAAGAAAAAAAACATTAATCAAACTCTGAATAATCATCCTTATATTAAGAAAATGATCAATACAGTTCATAATCGTCCCTTGATTGGATTTTCGGTGAGAAAATATAAAAGTAATGGATTAGATCCGAAAAGAATATTCGCCCAAACTGCCGATTATTTAGTTGACTGTTATAAAGCAAAGATTATTTTTTTCCCTTTTAAATATGATGAAGATGTGCATATTAGCGAAGAAATATTATCCTTGATGAAAAACAAAGCTGAAGTACTTAAAGCAAAACTTGAACCCGAAGAACTACTTTCTATTTTATCTCGACTATCTTTGATGATTGGAGTAAGGCTTCACTCCATTATATTTTCCAGTATGGTGAATATTCCTTTTTTAGCTTTTAACTACGATCCAAAAGTGAAATATTTTGTAGATGAGTTGGGCTTGTCTGAACTACTCATAGAGACAGATAAAGATATCTCTTTTAAAAATATTCAAGAGAATATAAAATATATTAGAGAAAATAATGATAAAATAAAAAATATTTTACAAAAAAAAGTAATCAATTTAGAAGAACAAGCCCTTGCTAATAATGAATTGATGTACAAGTTTTTAAACCAATAACCTTTAACCTTTGAGAGTATCATAAATATGATTAGAATGTTTCATGTATACAAAAATTATCCCAATAAAATACAAGCTTTGCGTGATATCAATATTCATATAAAAAAGGGTGAATTTGTTTTTTTGGTTGGTCCTACCGGAGCAGGGAAGAGTACTTTTTTAAAATTAATTTATCGTGGGATTGTACCTACCAAAGGTCAGGTAATTGTCGATGGTATAAATATAGCCCGGCTTAAACCCAGTTATATACCTTATTTAAGGCGGAATATAGGTATTATCTTTCAAGATTTTAAATTACTTTATGATAGAACGGTATACGAGAATATTTCTTTTGGTTTGAAAGCAATTGGGGCAACTAATTTTGAGATAAAACAACAAGTTAAAAAGGTCCTTAATTTAGTAGGGCTGGAGCATAAAAAGAAAATAAAGCCACATTTATTATCCGGTGGGGAACAACAAAAATTATGTATTGCCCGGGCTATTGCCAATGAACCATTAATATTGCTTACTGATGAACCAACAGGTAATTTAGATCCTTACACTTCCTGGGAGATTATGAAACTTTTATTTCATATAAATATTAGGGGAACTACTATAATCATGGCTTCACATGACAAACTGATGATAGATAAAGCAAAAAAACGAATAATAAGGGTGGAGCGAGGCCGAATAATAGAAGACATCCAACGAGGAATATATTAAAATGATTTTTGAAAATATGAGATTTTATTTTAGAGAAGCTTTACTTAGTTTTAGAAGAAGTATTTTAATGAGTATAGCAACAATATTAAGCATTACTACTATTTTACTTATTGTGGGCATCTTTGTATTAATATCAGCCAATTTAAATCTATTTTTGGAAAATTTAGAATCTCAATTAGAAATTATCACTTATTTAGAAGATAATATTTCAAATACAGAGCTAAATACTTTAACAGAAAAATTGAATTCTATAAAGGGAATAAAAGAAGTAAATTTTGTATCTAAAGAAGAAGCTTACCAAAGTTTATCTAAGGATTTAGGAGAGCAAAAGGACATATTAGGCGTTATTGAAAAAAATCCACTTCCTGCCTCTTTTGAGATAAGAATAGAAGAGCCAAGAATGATCGAGCAAATTGCTAATCAGATAACCAAGTTAGAAAAAGTGGAAGAAGTTGAGTACGGCCGGGAAACAGCTGAAAGATTGTTAAACTTTACTTATATATTTAGAAGAGCGGGAATGTTAGTATTAATTCTTCTAGTTTTTGCTTCAGTTTTGATTATATCTAATATCATTAAAATCACTGTGTATGCCAGAAGAAATGAAATTGAAATAATGAGCTTGGTTGGAGCTACTCCCTGGTTTGTTAAGTGGCCTTTTATAATTGAAGGTTTTTTACAGGGTTTTATCTCAAGCATTTTTTCTATAATAATTTTATATTATTTTTATTCTTTTGCAATAAATATAGTGCATCAAGCCATTCCTTTTTTACCATTAGTGGTGGATAATATAGATTTATTACCTATTGGCATAGCGATCGTATTATTAGGAAGTTTGGTAGGAATTTTAGGTAGTATATTTTCGGTAGGGAAATATTTGAATGCATGAAAAGAAATTAGATCTAATAAAAAAGAAAATATTTTTTATGGTAATATTAATTTTAATCTTCACCTTGTTGATTATATTTTTAAGTTATAGTGATAGTAATGGAGATTACAGTCAAAAGATAAATGAGGAAAACCAGAGATTAGAAAAAATAGAACAACAGATCAAGAATGTTAAAAATGAAATTAATAATTTGCAAAAAAAGGAAATTAGTTATCTAGAGACACTTCCTAAAATAGAAAAGCTTTTACAAGATGCAGAAAAAGAATTACAAACTATCGAAAAGGATTTGGAATTTGCCCAAAAAGAGATAATAGCGACCGAAAAAGAAGCGGTTATTGAGAAAGAGAAGTTAAAAGAAAAGACCAAGCTATTAGAAAGCAGATTAAGGGAGATATACAAACATCGCTTAACAGGTTATCTGGAAATTCTATTTAACAGTGAAAGTTTTTCTGATTTTCTTACTCGTTTTAGATATATTAAAAATATTTTGTCTTTAGATGCCGAGGTAATCCGGGATATTCGACAGCAGATGAAAAAAATAGAAGAGAATAAAATAAAACTGGAAAACAGGGAAGCAATTTTAAATTTGTTAAAACAAGAAGTAGAGAAAGAGAAAGAAAATATTGAATTTTCTATTCAAGCTAAAAAGTCCATTATTAACAAGTTAGATTCTCAAAAAGAAACCTATTTAAAATCTTTAAAAGAGCTAGAGCAATCTTCTCAAGATATAAAAAATATAATAGAAAAAATTTATAAACAGCAAGAAGAGGATTCCAAGAAAACCTCTCAGAACGAAGTGCCCACAATAATACTTCAGCCTAAGAAGGGAATTTTAGCTTTACCTATCCAGGGCAAATTAATTTCTGAATACGGAAGACAAAAAAATACTGATTATAATACTGATACTTTTAATTCCGGAATAGATATCAGCGTACCTCTCGGACAGGTAGTTCATGCAGCAGGTTCAGGAGAAGTAATTTATACTGGAAATATAAAAGGATATGGACAGATAATAATTATTGATCATGGAGGAAGAGTGACTACTCTATATGCTCATCTTTCTAAAATTTTAATAAATATTGGAGATAAAGTAAAAAAGGGACAGTCTATAGCTCAAGCCGGTGATAGTGGCGGAGTTTCTTCCACTAGGCTACATTTTGAAGTCAGGGTAGAGGGCAAACCTACTGATCCTATGAACTGGTTATAAACATAAACATTCTAAAAATTGGACGGTGAAAATTTTGATAAATATTAAAAGAAAAAGAATAGTTACTTTAATTTCGATTTTTGTGTTAATTTCCATAATTGGCGGATTCCTGTTTTATAATGTTAGAGCAAACGGTAAAAACAATGAAGAGAAGTTGTTTGACAATTTAGAGCCTTTCTTTGAAGCTTTAAATTTAGTCAGGTTTGAATACGTAAAGAAAGACATAGATCTAGATCTGGTTATTCAAGGAGCTATAAAAGGGATGCTAAAAACGCTTGATGACCCCTATACTCGTTTTATGGACCCGCAAGCACTTAAAAGAGAGCAGGAAGATATGTTTTTAGGTCGTTTTGGAGGATTAGGGATAATTATCTCTATAAAAGATGATCAATTAACTATAATTTCTCCCATTGAAGATACTCCAGCTGATAGAGCCGGAATAAAACCAGGAGACAAAATAATAGAGATTGATGGAAAATCAACTGAAGGAATGGGGTTAGATGAAGCAGTGAATATTTTAAGGGGGGAGAAAGGAACTGAAATAACTATTGGAATCAAGAGAGAAAAGGTAGAAGAAATTTTTGAAATTCCCATAATCCGGGATATAATCGAGGTCACAGCAGTAAAAAAGGAAACGATGGGTAAGTATGATAACCTTGCCTATATCCGAATTTCTACTTTTAATGTGAACACCGAACCTGAGTTAAGAGAAGCCTTAAATAAATTTAAAGAAGATAGTAATATTCAGGGGATTATTCTCGATTTGCGCAATAATCCAGGAGGATTATTAGATAGTGCAATAGAGGTAACCAGCAAATTCATAAAAGAAGGACCGATTGTTCACATCAAAGATAGAGATGGAATAGTAGCTACGATAGAATCAAGGGGGAACGAATACCCAGAATGGCCTTTATTCGTGTTAGTTAACGAGGGAAGTGCCAGTGCTTCTGAAATTGTAGCAGGGGCAATTCAAGATTCCGGAAGAGGTAAGTTGTTGGGAGAAAAAACATTTGGCAAGGGCGTAGTACAACAAGTATTTAATCTGTATAATGGCTCGGGAGTTGCTATTACTACATCTGAATATTTTACCCCTAGTGAGCGTTCAATTAATCATATTGGGATTGAACCGGATATATTAATAGAACCAGTAGAAGATGATGAACAGGACATGCAATTGAATAAAGCTATACAGTTATTGGAAGAAGAATTAAGATCGTCGTAAGTGAATAATGAATAGTTTTAGTTAGAAAGATAAAGAAGAAAAGACAAATAACTAACCAACCAAATTGAAAAGGATTTTATTTTGAAAAAGAATCAAAGAGAAATGATAAACATTATTGCATTGATAGTTATTTTAATTATTGCCTTTAATATTTCTAATTTATTTCATAAATCTATTGAGGAGGAAAGCGGCCTTCTTAACATATCTAGTGCCGACCTCCCACCTATCCATGAAATAGAGTTAGAATCAAAGATAGTCGAAAATGTTACTTATGATAGTGAACAATATGCAGATTTGATCATTAATGATTTAGCCTCTTCCGAGGAAGAGATACGCATTTCTCCTAAAGTAGCTTTTATAATAGATGATTTAGGATATGAAACAGACGTAGCCAAGAAAATGATAGAATTGGAATTTCCAGTAACCTTATCTATCTTACCTTTTCTTCAGTATTCTGATTTTATTGCTGAAGAAGGTAGGAAAAATAATAAGGAAATTATCTTGCATCTACCCATGGAGCCTAGTAACACTACTGCTAATCCCGGACCCGGCGCTATTAAGTCCTATATGTCGGAAGAAGAAATTAGACAATCTGTCCGCAAATCTATTTTAGATTTCCCTTATATTATAGGGGTTAATAATCATATGGGCTCAAAGATTACCGAAAACAGAAAACTCATGGAAACAGTTTTGGAAGAAATTAAAGAATATAATTTATTTTTTATAGATAGCATGACTACCAAGGACTCTATTGCCTATATAGTAGCACAAGAGATGGGAATAAAGTCTTCGGTAAGGTCGGTATTTTTGGATAATGAGAACGATATGGAATATATTAAAGGACAGATGTTGAATGTTCAAGAGATTGCTTTAAAAAAAGGAGAAGCCATTGCCATCGGTCATAGCCGTATAAACACCTTTTATGTTTTAAAGAGGATGTTCCCTGAATTAGTTAAGGTAGGTATAGAAATAGTCCCGGTCTCAAAATTAGTTAAATAAGAATTTTAGCCCTAACTTGTCTAGTCAGATTATTAGAAGGGTAAGTATTTATAGGACTGACGTTTCGCCTGTCCCAATTTCTAATTGATTGACAATTGTGTTATCAATTCTTTTGTATTATAATAATCTTGTTTAATATAAAAAATAACGTGTTTAGTGGTGATGATTGGTAGAAAAGAATAATTAATAATAAGAATATTATGTTCCACAAAATTAACGGGAATAATAGAAATCCTATTCTTGGTGAAATACTATATACTCTAACAACCATTCACTAAAAACTGATTAAGGGTGGAAAAAGAATGGAAAACAAAAAAATACGGGTAAGGTTTGCTCCCAGTCCAACTGGATATCTGCATATTGGTGGAGCCCGGACGGCTTTATTTAATTGGCTTTATGCCAGACATTATAATGGGACTTTTATTTTACGTATAGAGGATACCGACCAAATAAGGTCGACCGAAGAAGCAGTAAATGTGATACTAGAAGGCATGAAATGGTTGGGTTTAGATTGGGATGAAGGTCCTGGAAGAAATGGGGAATACGGTCCCTATTATCAGATGAAACGCTTACACATATATCGTGAATATACGGAAAAACTTTTAAAAGATAAAAAAGCATATCCTTGTTATTGTTCTAGAGAAGAGCTGACTAAAAGCAGAGAAAAACAGGTAAAGGAAAATAAATCTCTTAAGTATGATAGGCATTGTTTTAACCTTAGTGAAGAGGAAAGGAAGAGATATGAAGCAGAAGGTAGGAAACCGGTAATAAGACTTAAAATTCCCGCCAAAGAAATTGTTTTTGATGACCTATTAAGAGGGAAAGTGACTTTTGACGGTGAGTTGTTAAGTGATTTTGTAATTATGAAATCAGACGGAATTCCTACTTATAATTATGCAGTAGTTATTGATGACGCCTTAATGAGGATTAGTCACATTATGAGAGGAGATGACCATATTTCTAATACACCTAAGCAGATTGTAATATATGAAGCATTGGAATTTGATTTACCAGAATTTGCTCATATTCCTATGATTATGGGGCAAGATCACACCAGGTTGAGTAAGCGTCATGGAGCAACTTCGGTTATGGAATATAAAAAAATGGGTTATATCCCTGGCGCGGTAGTGAATTATATTACTCATTTGGGCTGGTCTTCTGGTGACGAAAGGGAGATATTCACCAAAGAAGAATTAATTAAAGAGTTTAGTTTGGAAAAAATTTCCAGACACGCTGCGGTTTTTAACATAGAAAAATTAAACTGGTTTAATAGTGAGTATTTAAAGAAGGAACCAATCGATTCCTTAACCGATATGCTTATTCCCTTTCTTGAAGAGGCCAATTATATCGAAAGTAAAAAAAATCTTTCTTCGGAAAAATATGATTATATAAAAAAAGTATTAAAACTATTGCAGGAAAGAATTAAAAATTTTTCTCAGTTTATCGAATATGCGGATTATTTTTTTGTGGATAAAATAAATATTGAACCTCAGGCTTTTGATAGCGTACTAAATAAAGA
This region includes:
- the csaB gene encoding polysaccharide pyruvyl transferase CsaB; amino-acid sequence: MIKKSKTMVKIMISGYYGFNNTGDEAILKSMVGAFKEKIPQIKIVVLSCRPLQTSQSCQVKAIKRLNVIKIICNLRNTNLFISGGGGLLQDSSGKGWSILYYLGLIWLAKITKVPVMIYAQGIGPINKYVNKKLIKRTLNKVDLITLRDSPSQKILNNLGVLKPSIFVNSDPVFLLKKKNINQTLNNHPYIKKMINTVHNRPLIGFSVRKYKSNGLDPKRIFAQTADYLVDCYKAKIIFFPFKYDEDVHISEEILSLMKNKAEVLKAKLEPEELLSILSRLSLMIGVRLHSIIFSSMVNIPFLAFNYDPKVKYFVDELGLSELLIETDKDISFKNIQENIKYIRENNDKIKNILQKKVINLEEQALANNELMYKFLNQ
- the ftsE gene encoding cell division ATP-binding protein FtsE, which produces MIRMFHVYKNYPNKIQALRDINIHIKKGEFVFLVGPTGAGKSTFLKLIYRGIVPTKGQVIVDGINIARLKPSYIPYLRRNIGIIFQDFKLLYDRTVYENISFGLKAIGATNFEIKQQVKKVLNLVGLEHKKKIKPHLLSGGEQQKLCIARAIANEPLILLTDEPTGNLDPYTSWEIMKLLFHINIRGTTIIMASHDKLMIDKAKKRIIRVERGRIIEDIQRGIY
- a CDS encoding ABC transporter permease, with protein sequence MIFENMRFYFREALLSFRRSILMSIATILSITTILLIVGIFVLISANLNLFLENLESQLEIITYLEDNISNTELNTLTEKLNSIKGIKEVNFVSKEEAYQSLSKDLGEQKDILGVIEKNPLPASFEIRIEEPRMIEQIANQITKLEKVEEVEYGRETAERLLNFTYIFRRAGMLVLILLVFASVLIISNIIKITVYARRNEIEIMSLVGATPWFVKWPFIIEGFLQGFISSIFSIIILYYFYSFAINIVHQAIPFLPLVVDNIDLLPIGIAIVLLGSLVGILGSIFSVGKYLNA
- a CDS encoding S41 family peptidase — protein: MKILINIKRKRIVTLISIFVLISIIGGFLFYNVRANGKNNEEKLFDNLEPFFEALNLVRFEYVKKDIDLDLVIQGAIKGMLKTLDDPYTRFMDPQALKREQEDMFLGRFGGLGIIISIKDDQLTIISPIEDTPADRAGIKPGDKIIEIDGKSTEGMGLDEAVNILRGEKGTEITIGIKREKVEEIFEIPIIRDIIEVTAVKKETMGKYDNLAYIRISTFNVNTEPELREALNKFKEDSNIQGIILDLRNNPGGLLDSAIEVTSKFIKEGPIVHIKDRDGIVATIESRGNEYPEWPLFVLVNEGSASASEIVAGAIQDSGRGKLLGEKTFGKGVVQQVFNLYNGSGVAITTSEYFTPSERSINHIGIEPDILIEPVEDDEQDMQLNKAIQLLEEELRSS
- a CDS encoding divergent polysaccharide deacetylase family protein — its product is MKKNQREMINIIALIVILIIAFNISNLFHKSIEEESGLLNISSADLPPIHEIELESKIVENVTYDSEQYADLIINDLASSEEEIRISPKVAFIIDDLGYETDVAKKMIELEFPVTLSILPFLQYSDFIAEEGRKNNKEIILHLPMEPSNTTANPGPGAIKSYMSEEEIRQSVRKSILDFPYIIGVNNHMGSKITENRKLMETVLEEIKEYNLFFIDSMTTKDSIAYIVAQEMGIKSSVRSVFLDNENDMEYIKGQMLNVQEIALKKGEAIAIGHSRINTFYVLKRMFPELVKVGIEIVPVSKLVK
- a CDS encoding glutamate--tRNA ligase — protein: MENKKIRVRFAPSPTGYLHIGGARTALFNWLYARHYNGTFILRIEDTDQIRSTEEAVNVILEGMKWLGLDWDEGPGRNGEYGPYYQMKRLHIYREYTEKLLKDKKAYPCYCSREELTKSREKQVKENKSLKYDRHCFNLSEEERKRYEAEGRKPVIRLKIPAKEIVFDDLLRGKVTFDGELLSDFVIMKSDGIPTYNYAVVIDDALMRISHIMRGDDHISNTPKQIVIYEALEFDLPEFAHIPMIMGQDHTRLSKRHGATSVMEYKKMGYIPGAVVNYITHLGWSSGDEREIFTKEELIKEFSLEKISRHAAVFNIEKLNWFNSEYLKKEPIDSLTDMLIPFLEEANYIESKKNLSSEKYDYIKKVLKLLQERIKNFSQFIEYADYFFVDKINIEPQAFDSVLNKEGVSDILQALRVKLFTLRCWDEGNIENAVREVASSLQIKGGQIIHPTRVALSGKKVGPGLFELMVVLGQDKTAKRLKEAIEKIEEVKKNN